From Trichomycterus rosablanca isolate fTriRos1 chromosome 27, fTriRos1.hap1, whole genome shotgun sequence, a single genomic window includes:
- the mtfmt gene encoding methionyl-tRNA formyltransferase, mitochondrial: protein MWNQLCLKVIINGNSVFRGFCQRCIRGKFTSCFNQSGACHSTSVLTQTGCVSNPPWRILFFGSDDFAVESLKRLHASRANGTESVVDLLEVVTLSRSVPVRKFAEQHELRVHEWPNVDLSRQFDVGVVVSFGCLLQENLINKLPYGILNVHPSLLPRWRGPAPVFHTILHGDKLTGVTIMQIRPKRFDVGPILSQELYEVPEHCTADELGSTLAVMGARLLIDTLRKLPERIASRREQATEGATFAPKISSSLSWLVWEEQTCDQISQLYRAIGSRVPLRTLWMGQTVRLLDFVGKCNVPFTEKSNSSSVPGSIYYQKESATLLICCKDGWVGFKTVMLKKRLSAADFFNGYLHQSVLKKSPVQNNCRFLSYREKPEHFPSSHRKKCRH from the exons ATGTGGAATCAActttgtttaaaagtaattatcAATGGAAATTCAGTGTTTAGAGGATTTTGTCAGAGATGCATTAGAGGAAAGTTCACATCATGTTTTAATCAAAGTGGTGCATGTCACAGTACATCAGTTTTGACACAGAccggctgtgtctcaaatccaCCTTGGAGAATTCTCTTCTTTGGGAGTGATGATTTTGCAGTGGAGTCTCTTAAACGCCTTCATGCATCCAG AGCCAATGGCACAGAGTCAGTGGTGGATTTACTCGAGGTGGTCACCCTGTCCAGAAGTGTCCCTGTGAGAAAGTTTGCGGAGCAGCATGAGCTTAGAGTTCATGAGTGGCCAAACGTGGACTTGAGTAGGCAGTTTGATGTGGGTGTGGTGGTCTCGTTCGGCTGCCTACTTCAAGAGAATCTTATCAACAAGCTGCCATA TGGGATCCTTAATGTGCACCCCAGCCTCCTACCTAGATGGCGAGGGCCTGCTCCTGTTTTTCACACAATTCTACATGGAGACAAACTCACTGGAGTCACCATCATGCAGATTAGACCAAAGAG GTTTGATGTGGGGCCGATACTTAGTCAGGAACTATACGAGGTTCCTGAACACTGCACTGCTGATGAGCTCGGATCCACTTTGGCTGTAATGGGAGCTCGACtg TTAATAGACACACTGAGAAAGCTACCAGAAAGAATTGCAAGTAGAAGAGAGCAGGCTACAGAGGGGGCCACATTTG CTCCTAAAATCAGTTCTTCATTGAGTTGGCTTGTTTGGGAGGAGCAGACTTGTGACCAGATCAGTCAACTGTATCGTGCTATAGGCTCTCGG GTTCCTCTGAGAACCTTGTGGATGGGTCAGACAGTCAGACTTTTAGACTTTGTTGGAAAATGCAATGTGCCATTCACAG aaaAGTCTAATTCCAGTTCAGTGCCAGGGTCCATTTATTACCAAAAAGAATCAGCGACTCTACTCATCTGTTGCAAG GATGGCTGGGTTGGATTCAAAACAGTAATGTTGAAGAAAAGATTGTCAGCAGCAGATTTCTTCAATGGGTATCTTCATCAGAGTGTTTTAAAGAAATCACCAGTCCAGAACAACTGCCGGTTTCTGAGCTACAGagagaaacctgaacatttTCCATCATCACACAGGAAAAAGTGCAGACATTAA